The following are from one region of the Juglans regia cultivar Chandler chromosome 10, Walnut 2.0, whole genome shotgun sequence genome:
- the LOC109018865 gene encoding wall-associated receptor kinase-like 10, translated as MALQMLLFWMLVLVTCSVNAFALASNVISNSCPEDCGNNVSIPYPFGVGNGCYVGDWFEIVCRNDTYNDLEFPKSFLKRFNLEVLEIDIDAATVRVRYPIFSSCTGGMDRKKNQELEKSPFIFSSYNNSFVAMGCNNSASMWSLPEESISYGGCKSPCDRGPFRNGSRCNGTNCCQTTIPSNLHAFTTTIEPTSSKYCNYAFLVDQDWFENNFTMPNPTMSVPVVLEWGLDVTSFYSLPTMKNATAREYKDSTYFCRYDYPTIGNSMSSRDSTKGCRCRRGYRGNPYLLGGCEDIDECADPFLNYCTNTRCENTEGYFRCVAAKNIRPFIIIGVSASLGVLFLIFGGWWSYKVIKKRMRIKRKEKLFKQKCELLLEQQLSTNNKDSVENTKLFNSKELEKATDRFSADRIIGHGGQGTVYKGMLADGRIVAIKKSNVIDEEKLQEFINEVVILSQINHRNVVKLLGCCLEIEVSLLVYEFIPNGTLAQYIIGQNEEFPPTWDMRLRIAIEVAGALFYLHSAASSPIYHRDIKSTNILLDDKYRAKVADFGISRSVAIDQTHLSTLVHGTFGYVDPEYFRSGQFTDKSDVYSFGVVLAELLTGEKAISSSRTRDTKSLAAFFVSSMEGNNLFDILDNRVLKEAEKEKIIAVANLAKRCLNLNGKERPSMKEVGRELEANQMTPKVSTLKDKYGEIEDVGIEISKEYDVVSISTTSGMDGIRPDL; from the exons ATGGCATTGCAAATGTTACTGTTTTGGATGCTTGTGTTAGTCACGTGCTCAGTCAATGCATTCGCGCTAGCATCAAACGTAATAAGCAATTCATGTCCAGAAGACTGTGGGAATAACGTTAGCATTCCATACCCTTTTGGAGTCGGAAATGGTTGCTACGTCGGAGATTGGTTTGAAATAGTCTGCAGAAATGACACATATAATGATCTGGAATTTCCAAAGTCCTTTTTGAAGAGGTTCAACTTGGAGGTGCTGGAGATTGACATAGATGCAGCCACAGTTCGCGTCCGCTATCCCATATTTTCGAGCTGTACCGGTGGCATGGACAGGAAAAAGAATCAGGAGTTAGAGAAAAGTCCTTTCATCTTCTCCTCCTACAACAACAGCTTCGTTGCCATGGGTTGCAACAACTCTGCCTCCATGTGGTCCTTGCCCGAGGAATCGATTTCATATGGTGGGTGCAAATCCCCTTGTGACAGAGGTCCATTCAGAAATGGAAGTCGTTGCAACGGGACAAACTGTTGCCAAACAACAATCCCTTCTAATCTCCATGCATTCACTACAACTATAGAGCCGACAAGTAGTAAGTACTGCAACTATGCATTTTTGGTTGACCAGGATTGGTTTGAGAACAATTTCACAATGCCGAATCCAACTATGTCCGTTCCAGTGGTATTGGAATGGGGGCTTGACGTTACTTCTTTCTATTCTCTTCCCACAATGAAAAACGCGACGGCAAGGGAATACAAGGACTCGACCTATTTTTGTCGTTATGATTATCCTACTATTGGGAACAGCATGAGCAGCCGAGACTCTACTAAGGGGTGCAGGTGTCGGAGAGGCTACAGAGGAAATCCGTATCTTCTAGGAGGATGTGAAG ATATTGACGAATGTGCAGACCCTTTCCTCAACTACTGTACAAATACTCGCTGTGAAAATACAGAAGGTTATTTCCGTTGTGTCGCTGCTAAGAACATTAGGCCTTTCATAATCATTG GTGTTAGCGCGAGCCTTGGTGTCTTATTTCTGATTTTCGGTGGATGGTGGTCGTACAAAGTGATAAAGAAAAGGATGAGGATTAAACGCAAGGAGAAGCTCTTTAAACAAAAATGTGAACTACTACTAGAGCAACAACTTTCTACAAACAACAAAGACAGTGTTGAGAATACCAAATTGTTTAATTCAAAGGAATTGGAGAAGGCCACTGATCGTTTTAGTGCAGATAGAATAATTGGACATGGTGGACAAGGCACTGTTTACAAAGGTATGTTGGCTGATGGAAGAATTGTTGCAATAAAAAAGTCCAACGTAATTGATGAAGAGAAACTTCAAGAATTCATAAATGAAGTCGTGATTCTTTCACAAATTAATCACAGGAATGTGGTTAAGCTGCTCGGCTGTTGTTTGGAAATAGAAGTTTCGCTTCTAGTTTATGAATTCATTCCTAATGGAACTCTTGCCCAATATATCATTGGCCAAAATGAGGAGTTTCCACCAACATGGGATATGCGTTTACGAATTGCTATAGAAGTTGCAGGGGCTCTTTTCTACTTGCATTCAGCAGCTTCTTCACCAATTTACCATCGCGACATTAAGTCTACAAACATCCTCTTAGATGACAAGTATAGAGCAAAAGTAGCAGATTTTGGAATTTCAAGATCTGTTGCTATCGATCAAACTCATCTAAGCACACTAGTACATGGAACTTTTGGATATGTAGACCCTGAGTATTTTCGATCAGGCCAATTTACAGATAAGAGTGACGTTTATAGTTTTGGTGTTGTGCTTGCTGAGCTCTTGACTGGAGAAAAAGCTATCTCATCATCAAGAACCAGAGATACCAAAAGTTTAGCTGCATTTTTCGTTAGTTCGATGGAAGGGAACAATTTATTTGACATCCTTGATAATCGAGTTTTGAAGgaagcagaaaaagaaaaaatcattgcgGTTGCAAACCTTGCAAAAAGATGCTTGAACTTGAATGGAAAGGAACGACCTTCTATGAAAGAAGTTGGAAGGGAATTGGAGGCCAACCAAATGACGCCAAAAGTTTCTACCCTTAAAGATAAATATGGAGAGATTGAAGATGTCGGAATTGAAATATCCAAGGAATATGATGTTGTTTCTATATCAACAACATCAGGTATGGATGGTATACGACCTGATCTTTAG